DNA sequence from the Carnobacterium funditum DSM 5970 genome:
TCGAATACATCACGAAAGAATTTGGTCCAGAATTCTCTGCTTCAAAACCACGTGTAGGTAAAAAGGCAGCTAGTGCACAAGATGCCCATGAAGCTATTCGTCCATCCAGCGCGATGCGAACACCAAAAGATATTGAAAAGTATTTAACAAAAGATCAATACAAACTATATAACCTCATCTGGTCAAGACTAGTCGCTAGTCAAATGACACCTGCGATATTTGATACAGTAAAAGTTGATATTACCCAAGATACCGTTTTGTTTAGAGCAAATGGCTCAACGTTAAAATTTCCAGGATACCAAAAAGTATATATTGAAGGTACTGATGATGGTAAGGAAGAAAAGGCCAATATTTTACCAGAACTTACAAAAGGAAATTTAGTGACCGCTGTTGATATTGAATCAAATCAACATTTTACTCAACCTCCTGCACGTTTTTCTGAAGCTACTTTAATCAAGACATTAGAAGAAAACGGCGTTGGACGCCCATCAACATATGCTCCTACACTTAACACTATTCAAAAGAGGTATTATGTTAAGATCCAAAGTAAACGCTTTGAGCCGACTGAATTGGGCTTAATTGTCAATAATTTAGTGGTAGAAAACTTTCCACAAATTGTTGATATTCATTTTACTGTTGAAATGGAAGAAGATTTAGATGCGGTTGAAGAAGGAAAAGAAGAATGGACAAATGTTATTGACCGTTTTTACAAACCCTTTATTAAAGAAGTAGAGAATGCTGAAGAAAATATTGAGAAAATTCAAATCAAAGATGAACCGGCTGGATTTGATTGTGAGTTATGTGGACACCCAATGGTCATCAAACTGGGACGATATGGAAAATTTTATGCTTGTAGTAATTTTCCAGAATGCCACAATACAAAAGCGATTGTAAAAGAGATTGGGGTAACTTGCCCATTATGTAAAGAAGGACAAGTAATTGAAAGAAAATCTAAGAAAAATCGTTTATTTTACGGATGCGATCGTTATCCTGCTTGTGAGTTCGTATCATGGGATAAACCAATTGGCAGAAATTGTCCAAAATGTGATCATTATTTAACTGAAAAGAAAACTAAAGGAAAAACACAAGTTGTCTGCAGTCATTGTGATTACAAAGAAGAAACTCAAAAATAAAGGTCGGATAACTGACCGATAACTAAATGATACTAAATTGTTTAAAAATTCAGTAAATTTGAAA
Encoded proteins:
- the topA gene encoding type I DNA topoisomerase, yielding MAYKYLVIVESPAKAKTIEKYLGKNYKVVASLGHIRDLPKSRMAIDVENNYQPEYISIRGKGPLIKELKKFAKKAEKVYLAADPDREGEAIAWHLSHLLGLDINDKNRVAFNEITKEAVKGAFKEPRSIDMQLVDSQQARRILDRLVGYTLSPILWKKVKKGLSAGRVQSITLKLICEREKQIADFKPEEYWSIEGNFKKGTKKFKAHFHGLNNKKMDLKNAADVKKVIQAIKGDEYEVTKVTKKERKRNPALPFKTSSMQQEAARKLNFRTQKTMMIAQQLYEGISLGRGGAVGLITYMRTDSTRIADSAKNEVVEYITKEFGPEFSASKPRVGKKAASAQDAHEAIRPSSAMRTPKDIEKYLTKDQYKLYNLIWSRLVASQMTPAIFDTVKVDITQDTVLFRANGSTLKFPGYQKVYIEGTDDGKEEKANILPELTKGNLVTAVDIESNQHFTQPPARFSEATLIKTLEENGVGRPSTYAPTLNTIQKRYYVKIQSKRFEPTELGLIVNNLVVENFPQIVDIHFTVEMEEDLDAVEEGKEEWTNVIDRFYKPFIKEVENAEENIEKIQIKDEPAGFDCELCGHPMVIKLGRYGKFYACSNFPECHNTKAIVKEIGVTCPLCKEGQVIERKSKKNRLFYGCDRYPACEFVSWDKPIGRNCPKCDHYLTEKKTKGKTQVVCSHCDYKEETQK